The window TTTTTATGCCCAAAAAGAACGGTATTTGCAACATCACTGGATTGCTCCAGGGATGAAATGGATTGATCCTCTCAAAGAGGCGAATGCGAACAAGGTCATGCTTGAAAACAATTTGACGACGCTTGCGGAAATTGCGGCGTCGACAGGGAAAGATTGGCGCGAAGTGATTGAGCAACGCGCGATAGAAATTGAATTCATGCAGTTAAAGGGGGTGATGAATAGTGGTGATGACGCGGGAGAAATCGACAAACTCATCGAAGAAACCGATGACGAAAAAACAGAAGATGCAACGTGATTTGTCGTTCGATATTCGCGCTTTGGATGACGAAAAGCGAAACTTTGAGTTGTCTTTTTCATCCGAAGAAGCATATCAACGATGGTTTGGCTCTGAAATATTGTCACATGAGCCGAATGCGGTCGATTTAAGCCGTCTAAACGAAATCGGAGTCCTTTTATACAACCATAATCGGGATAAGGTGCTAGGGCGAATAGACAAGGCTTGGGTGAAAGATAATCGAGCATATGCGACTGTTACTTTTGATGATGATGAAGAGGCGGATGTCATTTATCAAAAAACGAAGTCTGGTACTCTGCGTGCCGTTTCCGTAGGTTATACAGTAGATTCGTGGGAAGAAGTAGCCGCGGGGAAAAAGTCTTCAGACGGACGACACGCAGGACCTTGCAGCGTGGCTTTAAAGTGGCAACCTTATGAGATTAGCATTGTTTCGGTTCCGGCGGATGCGACGGTAGGGGTAGGACGCGAAATGGAGCATGAACCGGAAGTGTTTGAAAAGGGAGATTACTCGTATTACGAAAGACAAATTTTATTAAATAAAAACCTTGGAGGTATCATCATATGACTTTAGAACAAATGTTAGCGCGTCAACAAGCAATTGTGGATGCTGCGAGAGCTGAAAATCAACGTGGATTAACGACAGAAGAGCAAACGGAATTCGACCAATTGCAGTCCCAAATTGACTCTATTCGTGCGGCGAACCCGACGCCACCAGCTCCACCAATTCCAGCGCCGGCAGATAATCAGCGCACGATTGAAGATGAGCGTCAACGCACGTTGGAAATCACAACGCTGTGCCGCGAGTTTGGTCTGGAAGCAGACGAACATATTAAAGCGGGAGATTCGGTGGATCACGTTCGTAAAATGATACTCGAAAAGCAAATCAAGGATCGCTCGCCACAACCTTCAGGAATCTATTTAGGTAAGGATGAGCGCGACAAGTTTCGTGATGCGGTAGCGGATGGACTAGCGTTGCGCGTCGGAATGTCTGTAGAAAAGCCGAATGAAGGAGCCGAACAGCTGCGCAATCTTTCTTTACGAGAAATCGCAAAAGAAACATTACGGATAGAAGGTGTGAACAACGCATACCGATTGAGTGATGATGAATTATTACGTCAACACCTAACGCCGACTTCACTTTTTACCAATATCATTGACCAAACGGCGCGTACTGTTTTCCAGA of the Sporosarcina sp. FSL K6-1508 genome contains:
- a CDS encoding HK97 family phage prohead protease, which produces MTKKQKMQRDLSFDIRALDDEKRNFELSFSSEEAYQRWFGSEILSHEPNAVDLSRLNEIGVLLYNHNRDKVLGRIDKAWVKDNRAYATVTFDDDEEADVIYQKTKSGTLRAVSVGYTVDSWEEVAAGKKSSDGRHAGPCSVALKWQPYEISIVSVPADATVGVGREMEHEPEVFEKGDYSYYERQILLNKNLGGIII